The genomic window AAGCTGCGGTCGGGGCCGAGGTTCCCCTCGGCGTACTTGCGGCCGTGGCGGCGGAGCTCGCTCTTGCCGGCCACGGTCTTGACGCGGAACGGGGCCCGATCCTCGCGGATGAACCAGGCGAGCGTCTCGCCGCGCCCGAGGTCGACCGGCTCCAGCCCGGCCGGCATGGCGCGGCCGGAGGCCTCGCAGAAGCGGCGGATGGTCCCTTCGGGGTCCTTGCCCACGGCCAGCAGGATGTCGACGGCCTCGAGCACGCTGCTCGCGACGCTGTCGGGATGTACGGTGATGAACAGGGCGCTGCCGAGCCCGCTAGGCAGGGCGGCGGGCGCGAGGGTCCACGCCCTGGGCATCAGGTGGTGCGCCTCGTCGACGACCGTCCAGTGCGGCCGGCCCGTCTTGGCGAGCAGCTCCTGGAGCCTCGGGAGGAGGCCGTCGGAGAAGGCCGGCCGATCGGCCAGGGGGATGCCCAGCAGGTTGACCGACGCGTCCTGGGCCTCCGGCTTCACGAGCAGGTCGACCACGGCGTCGGCCGACGGCGCATTCTTCGGATCGCCGAGGGTCACCGCCAGCTCGAAGTCGGTGTAGTCGCCCTCCGGGTCGATGATCACGAACTGGTAGCGGGCCTCGGCCAGCCGCTCGAGGAACCCGGTGGTCAGCGTGGACTTGCCGCCGCCGGAGGTGCCGGCCACCATCACCCGGCGGCCGTAGGGGGCGACCCGGACCTCCCCGCCCTCGTCGTCGTGCCCGAGCAGGATGTGGTGCCGCCCGAGCCTCGGCTCCAGCTCCGCCAGGTCGTTGGCCTCCAGGGCCTCGATCAGCTCCACCACCCCCTCGCCCCGGGCGCCCGGCGTGGTCCAGTCGGCACGCTCCTTGAGCATGTCCAGGGCGTTGGAGACCGCCACGGCGCACTCGCACGAGCCGAGGAACGCGTGGTCGTTCTCCGCGTCCCCGACGGCCACCACGTTGTGCGGCGAGAGCATCAGCTCCCTGAGCGCGGCGTCCAGGCCCGTGGCCTTGTTCACGCCCGAGGGGAGGATCATCACCGCCCCCTTGTTGAAGATGACCTGGAGCTCCAGTCCCATCTCGCGGACGACGTCCAGCACCGCGGCCTGGTGCGGCTCCCACGTCGCCACGATCACCCGGCCGACGGAGATCGGGCCGACGCCCCTCTCCTTTAGCCGCTCCGCGAACTCGGGCGGCGGGGGCGTCGCCAGCGCCTTCTCCTCGCGGCCGTCCGGGCGGTAGAGGAGCGCCCCGTTCTCCGCGACGACCCGGTCGAACAGGCCGATCTCCGGGCAGACCTCGAGCAGCTCGTCGAGCTCGCGCCCGGTCACGAGGATCAGCTTCCGCCCCGTCTCCTTGAGCCGCCGGAGCGCCTCCCGCGTCGGCTCATCGACCCGCCCGTCGTGGGCCAGCGTCCCGTCGTAGTCGGTGGCGAGGGCCAGGTAGCGCATGATGCGGCTCAACCTCGATCGAGGAGGGGGAGGATCTTTTCCTGAAAGATTCGCAAGTTCGATGCCCCGGTGGTACGGCCGGCGCTTCCCCGGGATCACCGATGGTGTTGTGGTCGATCACACGCGGTATCCTGGATCCGCCCATCGCGTGTGACGCCGAGTGTCCCACGGCCTGGATCCCCCTCGCAGCCACGGCGGGAAACGGACATGCGACAGCCTCGCTGGTTCCTGACGATCCAGGCCTTCATGCTCGGCACGGTTGTGCTCGCGCTGCTGATGGGCGGGTGGGTCACGTCCGCCATGCAGGCGGTGGCGTTGCTCGTGGTATGGCAACTCCGACGTCGGACACGCGTGCGTAGCGGCCCGCTCCTGCTGTGCATCTCCCCTCCGGAGCAGAGGCGACGCAACCGGATCGTCCTCGTGCTCGCGCTCGCTTTCTCCCTCGTGCTGACGGTCGCCCTGGGCAGCGGTCAGCTGGACGACATGGTCGGGTACCTGATGATCATGTCGATCTATTCGTGGCTGATTCTAGGATGGGCCGAGCCGGAGTTCACCGAACGGGGGCTGCTTCGCGGCCGGCGATTCCATCCCTGGGCCCAGATCCGGGCATGGTGGTGGGGGGTGGACGGCCGGACGCTCCAGATCAAGCTGCCCTTCGAAATCTACGCCGTCCGTGTGGCCATAGCGGACAGGGTGCCGATCCAATCGATCCTCGAGGCGAATCTCGGAGCCGCCAAAGAATTGAAGCCGGACTTCGCGATCGAGGGTCGCGACGGGGGCGGGTAGCACTCTGGGGGGCGGGTTGGACGCGGGGAAGAAGAAAGCCCCGCCGGCCAGGGCCATCGAGTTGGCCGCGGCGGGCGGGGCTGATCCTTGCTGAGCCGGGCTGGGCCGGCGTCGTGGGGGATCCGAGACGATCCGATCACTTGGGCTGGCGATTCTCCCGGGGCCTGGGCGGGGCGCTGTCGCCCGGTGCGGGCGGCGGGGGAGCGGGCGTGGTGCCGGACCCGCCCTGGGCACCGGGAGCCGCATTGGCGGCGTCGCCGGTGCCGCCGGGAGCCGCGTCGGTCCCGCCGGCCCCGTTGGCCGTCGGCTGGTCCCGCCTGCGGCCCTGGATCTGGTCGATGTCCATGGCGGAGAAGAAGTCGTGGAGCCTGCCCTTGCCCGACCCGGACGCGGTCGGCCCGTCGAGCTGGGCATCCTTGATGATGCGGTCGCGGGTCTTGTCCAGCTCGGGGTAGAGCGCCGCGTAGGCCTGACGCTGGGTGGCGGTGGTCGCCGGCCCGAACCGCAGGTTGAAGGTCTGCATGAAGGACAGGAGGTTGCCCACCGTCGTCCGGTCGATCTTCGAGAGCTCGCCCAGGACCTTGTCGATGTCCGGCCGCTCGAGCATCCGGGTCAGGGCCGTCGTCGTCTTGACGAAGTTCATCGCCTCGCGCTGCTCGGCCTGGCTGCTCAGGGGCATGGCCGTCAACTTGTCCCGGATCCGGTTGTTCACGCCGCGGATGTCCGCGAGCGTCCGCGGCGAGACCTCGCCCTTCTCCGCGTTCTCCTTGTGGACCTCGTCGACGAGCGTTTCGAAGTCCTTCCGCTCGGGCTCGAATCGCGGTTCCAGGAGGGCGGCCGGCCATTGCGACGAGGCCTTGAGCTGGGTCAGGCTGAACGTGATCGCCTCGGTGGCGCTGCGGAACGGGAGGTCGCGGATCAGCTTCGCGTCGATCGGCTCGCTGGCGGTTCGGAGGACCGAGGAGTGGATCCGCGGGTCGGAGAGCTGGTCCAGGGCCGCGTTGAGGGCGTCGCCGGACTCGATGTCGCGGGGGCTGGGGTCGTCCTGCATACGCTTCATCATGGAATCGTAGGCGGCCTGGTCCCGGGCGATCCCGTCATTCTTGCGGTTGTAGTACGTCCTGTTCGCCTCCCGCTGGGACTCGTAGACGTACTGGTTCCACCGCATTGCGGTGTCGGTGTCGATCGAGT from Aquisphaera giovannonii includes these protein-coding regions:
- a CDS encoding HAD family hydrolase; the protein is MRYLALATDYDGTLAHDGRVDEPTREALRRLKETGRKLILVTGRELDELLEVCPEIGLFDRVVAENGALLYRPDGREEKALATPPPPEFAERLKERGVGPISVGRVIVATWEPHQAAVLDVVREMGLELQVIFNKGAVMILPSGVNKATGLDAALRELMLSPHNVVAVGDAENDHAFLGSCECAVAVSNALDMLKERADWTTPGARGEGVVELIEALEANDLAELEPRLGRHHILLGHDDEGGEVRVAPYGRRVMVAGTSGGGKSTLTTGFLERLAEARYQFVIIDPEGDYTDFELAVTLGDPKNAPSADAVVDLLVKPEAQDASVNLLGIPLADRPAFSDGLLPRLQELLAKTGRPHWTVVDEAHHLMPRAWTLAPAALPSGLGSALFITVHPDSVASSVLEAVDILLAVGKDPEGTIRRFCEASGRAMPAGLEPVDLGRGETLAWFIREDRAPFRVKTVAGKSELRRHGRKYAEGNLGPDRSFYFRGPEGRFNLRAQNLQLFLQLAEGVDDPTWLHHLQQGDYARWFREEVKNDELAEAAGRIAAEPGLSAADSRARIREAVEERYTLPAEPAESATDPSKFG